A region of Campylobacter armoricus DNA encodes the following proteins:
- the nifJ gene encoding pyruvate:ferredoxin (flavodoxin) oxidoreductase, protein MSKIMKTMDGNEAAAYAAYAFTEVAGIYPITPSSPMADYTDIWASQGKKNLFGVPVKVVEMQSEAGAAGAVHGSLQAGALTTTYTASQGLLLKIPNMYKIAGQLLPGVIHVAARALASQALSIFGDHQDVYAARQTGFAMLCSHSVQESMDLAGVAHLAAIKGRVPFMHFFDGFRTSHEIQKIEVMDYAHFDRLLDREALLEFRNSCLNSENPKTRGTAQNDDIYFQTRELANKYYEAIPDIVNEYMQEISKITGREYKPFVYYGDKNATRIVVAMGSVTEALKEVVDYLNDKGEKVGVLKVHLYRPFSLKYLFDVMPQSVEKIAVLDRTKEPGSLGEPLYLDLKSAYYGKEKVPLIIGGRYGLSSKDVDPAQLLAVFENLNQANPKDGFTIGINDDVSFTSLPVGEKISLGDESTIECLFYGLGADGTVGANKNSIKIIGDKTDFYAQAYFAYDSKKSGGYTRSHLRFSKKPITSTYLVSTPHFVACSVAAYLEIYDVLAGIRKGGTFLLNSIWSAEETIKKIPNAVKRVLAQKEINFYIINATKLAREIGLGSRTNTIMQSAFFKLANIIPFEDAQKYMKELAYKSYSKKGDAIVEMNYKAIDVGADGLVKVDIDPSWVNLIDEVKEETIAYKGTEFVEKIAKPMNAAKGDDLPVSAFLGYEDGSFEHGTTEYEKRGVGVMVPRWIESNCIQCNQCASVCPHAVIRPFLIDEEELENAPAGVKEHSLNAKGVKDQKLNFKIQVSPLDCTGCELCVHECPTKEKSLVMVPLGEELDHGEQENADYLFKKVSYKDNILNRENTKGIQFSQPLFEFHGACPGCGETPYITLITRLFGERMIVANATGCSSIYGGSAPSTPYRKSNKNGHGPAWGNSLFEDNAEFGLGMKIATETTRHKIEQIMNESMQEVPNALSALYKEWIVNKEDSKASLELRNKLIPLLEENKKIESVNDILELKNFLSKKSHWIFGGDGWAYDIGYGGLDHVLASGENVNILVLDTEVYSNTGGQSSKSSRTGSVAQFAAAGKPVQKKDLGQIAMTYGYIFVAQVNSNANYSHLLKALIAAESYNGPSLIIAYSPCIAHGIKGGLGNSGNQAELATKCGYWPTYIYDPRLESEGKNPLVISSKEPDWDLYESFLMNEVRYTSLKKSNPEQAKDLFERNKADAQRRYRQLKRLASADFSNEN, encoded by the coding sequence ATGAGTAAAATAATGAAAACAATGGATGGTAATGAAGCAGCAGCTTATGCCGCCTATGCATTTACAGAGGTTGCTGGAATTTATCCTATTACGCCAAGCTCTCCTATGGCTGATTATACTGATATATGGGCCTCTCAAGGTAAAAAAAATCTTTTTGGGGTACCGGTTAAGGTTGTGGAAATGCAAAGTGAAGCAGGAGCAGCAGGGGCAGTTCATGGATCTTTACAAGCAGGTGCTTTAACTACTACTTATACAGCATCTCAAGGACTTTTATTAAAAATACCAAACATGTATAAAATAGCAGGACAGCTTTTACCCGGAGTAATCCATGTAGCGGCTAGAGCTTTGGCTTCTCAAGCATTATCTATCTTTGGCGATCATCAAGATGTTTATGCAGCAAGACAAACAGGCTTTGCAATGCTTTGCTCACATTCTGTGCAAGAAAGTATGGATTTAGCTGGTGTTGCACACTTAGCAGCTATCAAAGGTAGGGTGCCTTTTATGCACTTTTTTGATGGTTTTAGAACTAGCCATGAAATTCAAAAAATTGAAGTAATGGATTATGCACATTTTGATAGATTGTTGGATCGTGAAGCTTTATTAGAATTTAGAAATTCCTGTTTAAATTCAGAAAATCCAAAAACAAGAGGAACAGCACAAAATGATGATATTTATTTCCAAACAAGAGAGTTGGCAAATAAATATTATGAAGCTATCCCTGATATTGTTAATGAGTATATGCAAGAAATTTCAAAAATTACTGGAAGAGAATATAAGCCTTTTGTATATTATGGAGATAAAAATGCAACGCGTATTGTGGTAGCTATGGGTTCGGTAACTGAAGCTTTAAAGGAAGTTGTGGATTATCTAAATGATAAAGGCGAAAAAGTAGGGGTTTTAAAAGTTCATTTGTATAGACCATTTAGTTTAAAATATTTATTTGATGTAATGCCTCAAAGCGTTGAAAAAATTGCTGTTTTGGATAGAACTAAAGAACCAGGAAGTTTAGGTGAGCCACTTTATTTAGATTTAAAAAGTGCATACTATGGAAAAGAAAAAGTACCTTTAATCATTGGCGGTAGATATGGACTTTCTTCAAAAGATGTTGACCCTGCTCAACTTTTAGCTGTATTTGAAAATTTAAATCAAGCAAATCCAAAAGATGGTTTTACCATAGGAATTAATGATGATGTAAGTTTTACTTCATTGCCTGTTGGAGAAAAAATTTCTTTAGGCGATGAAAGCACAATAGAATGTTTATTTTATGGTCTTGGAGCCGATGGAACTGTAGGGGCAAATAAAAACTCTATTAAAATTATAGGAGATAAAACAGACTTTTACGCACAAGCTTATTTTGCTTATGATTCTAAAAAATCAGGTGGTTATACAAGAAGTCATTTAAGGTTTTCTAAAAAACCTATTACTTCAACTTATTTGGTTTCTACACCGCATTTTGTAGCATGTTCTGTAGCTGCGTATTTAGAAATTTATGATGTATTAGCTGGCATTAGAAAAGGTGGAACTTTTCTTTTAAATAGTATTTGGAGCGCAGAAGAAACTATTAAAAAAATTCCTAATGCGGTTAAGAGAGTTTTAGCTCAAAAAGAAATTAATTTTTATATTATCAATGCTACAAAACTTGCTAGAGAAATAGGATTAGGCAGTAGAACAAATACAATTATGCAATCAGCATTTTTTAAACTTGCTAATATCATTCCTTTTGAAGATGCGCAAAAATACATGAAAGAATTAGCTTATAAATCATATAGTAAAAAAGGCGATGCTATAGTTGAGATGAATTATAAAGCCATTGATGTGGGTGCGGATGGACTTGTAAAAGTTGATATTGATCCTTCTTGGGTAAATTTGATTGATGAAGTAAAAGAAGAAACAATAGCTTATAAAGGTACAGAATTTGTTGAAAAAATTGCAAAACCTATGAATGCAGCTAAGGGTGATGATTTACCAGTTTCAGCATTTTTAGGCTATGAAGATGGTAGTTTTGAGCATGGTACAACTGAGTATGAAAAAAGAGGTGTTGGTGTTATGGTGCCAAGATGGATAGAAAGTAATTGTATCCAATGTAATCAATGTGCTTCAGTGTGTCCTCACGCAGTTATTAGACCATTCTTGATTGATGAAGAAGAATTAGAAAATGCTCCAGCGGGTGTAAAAGAACATAGCTTAAATGCAAAAGGCGTTAAAGATCAAAAATTGAATTTCAAAATTCAAGTTTCACCACTTGATTGTACAGGTTGTGAGCTTTGTGTGCATGAGTGTCCTACCAAAGAAAAATCTTTAGTAATGGTACCGCTAGGTGAAGAGCTTGATCATGGTGAGCAAGAAAATGCTGATTATTTATTTAAGAAAGTAAGCTATAAAGACAACATTCTCAATAGAGAAAACACTAAAGGTATTCAATTTTCTCAACCTTTATTTGAATTCCATGGTGCATGTCCAGGGTGTGGAGAAACTCCTTATATTACTTTAATTACTAGATTATTTGGTGAGAGAATGATTGTTGCTAATGCAACAGGTTGTAGTTCTATTTATGGTGGTTCAGCACCTTCAACTCCTTATAGAAAAAGCAATAAAAATGGTCATGGTCCAGCTTGGGGTAATTCTTTGTTTGAAGATAATGCTGAATTTGGTTTAGGTATGAAAATAGCAACTGAAACTACAAGACATAAAATAGAACAAATTATGAATGAAAGTATGCAAGAAGTTCCTAATGCACTTTCGGCTTTATATAAAGAATGGATTGTAAATAAAGAAGATTCTAAAGCTTCATTGGAGTTAAGAAATAAATTAATTCCTTTATTAGAAGAAAATAAAAAGATTGAATCTGTTAATGATATTCTAGAGTTAAAAAATTTTTTAAGTAAAAAATCACACTGGATTTTTGGTGGCGATGGTTGGGCCTATGATATAGGATATGGTGGTCTTGATCATGTTTTAGCAAGTGGTGAAAATGTAAATATCCTAGTACTTGATACTGAAGTTTATTCAAATACTGGAGGTCAAAGTTCAAAATCATCAAGAACTGGTTCAGTAGCTCAATTTGCTGCTGCAGGTAAGCCTGTGCAGAAAAAAGATTTGGGGCAAATTGCTATGACTTATGGTTATATATTTGTTGCTCAAGTAAATTCTAATGCAAATTATTCTCACTTGTTAAAGGCATTAATTGCTGCTGAATCTTATAATGGACCATCATTGATTATTGCTTATTCTCCTTGTATAGCCCATGGTATTAAAGGAGGGCTTGGAAATTCAGGAAATCAAGCAGAGCTTGCTACAAAGTGTGGATATTGGCCAACTTATATTTATGATCCGCGTTTAGAATCAGAAGGAAAAAATCCTCTAGTAATTTCTTCTAAAGAGCCTGATTGGGACTTATATGAAAGCTTTTTGATGAATGAGGTTCGTTATACTTCACTTAAAAAATCAAATCCAGAACAAGCAAAAGATTTATTTGAAAGAAACAAAGCGGATGCGCAACGCAGATATAGGCAATTAAAGCGTTTAGCAAGTGCTGATTTTAGCAATGAAAATTGA
- the mshL gene encoding pilus (MSHA type) biogenesis protein MshL, producing the protein MIKIIFLFISIFTFASASINQCNQRVFDISIEDKTSLLEILNELGRECSYSIIIKDLVAKEKLDNMQNYLHIKKMTLREIFNLLLKENNLSYEFEKNILKIYGKKVKTFKIHYISSIREGQSITKASVDSRPRQGDYDNAKEADNLVISTDRFDFWEKISEEIQALLDENTSKPIININAGIITLNATPYELARVEKYLYDLNNRLKKQVLIDVSIVAVHLNKSHSSGINWQELAIKLNGDDNDFIINKGGIRNINLKANIETKAILNLLQENGKTTVLSNPKLMALNNQQAIISIGDTINYQVKESSKGTENGTTISETFNNYSIFVGILLNILPEISDDHKIMLRINPSLSDFKYSVDNYRQNKPRNIAPDTIQKKLSTVVEIDDGQTLILGGLISKNTITNNNEISALSKIPLFGFLFQGKQNLQDSSEIVFIIKPKLIKEDRKILSLKELGFEHEDGMF; encoded by the coding sequence ATGATAAAAATAATATTCTTATTTATTAGTATTTTTACTTTTGCTAGTGCATCTATAAATCAATGCAATCAGCGAGTATTCGATATAAGTATAGAAGATAAAACTTCTTTACTTGAAATTTTAAATGAACTTGGTAGAGAATGTAGTTATAGTATTATTATAAAAGATTTGGTGGCTAAAGAAAAACTTGATAATATGCAAAATTATTTACATATAAAAAAAATGACTTTAAGAGAAATTTTTAATTTGTTATTGAAAGAAAATAATCTTTCTTATGAATTTGAGAAAAATATTTTAAAAATTTATGGAAAAAAAGTAAAAACTTTTAAAATTCATTATATTAGTTCTATTAGAGAAGGGCAAAGCATCACAAAAGCTTCAGTAGATTCAAGACCTAGACAAGGTGATTATGATAATGCTAAAGAAGCAGATAACTTAGTAATAAGCACAGATAGATTTGATTTTTGGGAAAAAATATCTGAAGAAATTCAAGCTTTATTGGATGAGAATACATCAAAACCTATTATTAACATTAACGCAGGGATTATAACTTTAAATGCAACACCATATGAGCTTGCAAGAGTTGAAAAATATTTATATGATTTGAATAATAGGCTTAAAAAGCAGGTGTTAATTGATGTAAGTATAGTTGCAGTGCATTTAAATAAAAGTCATTCTAGTGGGATTAATTGGCAAGAACTTGCTATTAAACTAAATGGTGATGATAATGATTTTATTATTAACAAAGGTGGAATTAGAAATATAAATTTAAAGGCTAATATAGAAACAAAGGCTATTTTAAATTTATTACAGGAAAATGGAAAAACAACAGTGCTTTCTAATCCTAAATTAATGGCTTTAAATAATCAACAAGCTATTATTTCTATAGGAGATACTATAAATTATCAAGTAAAAGAAAGCTCTAAGGGTACTGAAAATGGAACAACTATTAGCGAAACTTTTAATAATTATTCTATATTTGTAGGAATTTTGCTTAATATTTTACCAGAAATTTCAGATGATCATAAGATTATGCTTAGGATAAATCCAAGTTTAAGTGATTTTAAATATAGTGTTGATAATTATCGTCAAAATAAACCTAGAAATATAGCTCCTGACACTATACAAAAAAAGCTTTCGACGGTGGTTGAGATTGATGATGGCCAGACTTTAATTTTAGGAGGATTGATTAGTAAAAATACTATTACTAATAATAATGAAATTAGTGCTTTATCTAAAATACCACTTTTTGGATTTTTATTTCAAGGTAAACAAAATTTACAAGATAGTAGTGAAATTGTTTTTATTATTAAACCCAAACTAATTAAAGAAGATAGAAAAATTTTAAGTTTAAAAGAATTAGGTTTTGAACATGAAGATGGTATGTTTTAA
- a CDS encoding CDC27 family protein, which translates to MKMVCFKILLSLFTFSFVWGIEVKNDIYDTTFFYERFITQPNYENALNLAKYFYQIKSYENAIYWAIEANEFDLKQKEAWLIFINAKIKQGKYEQALKAKDEYEKLLENYFE; encoded by the coding sequence ATGAAGATGGTATGTTTTAAAATTTTACTGAGTTTATTTACTTTTTCTTTTGTATGGGGAATTGAGGTTAAAAACGATATTTACGATACTACATTTTTTTATGAGAGATTTATAACACAGCCAAATTATGAAAATGCTTTAAATTTGGCAAAATATTTCTATCAAATCAAATCTTATGAAAATGCTATTTATTGGGCTATAGAGGCAAACGAGTTTGATTTGAAACAAAAGGAAGCATGGTTGATTTTTATCAATGCTAAGATTAAGCAAGGTAAATATGAGCAAGCTTTAAAAGCAAAAGATGAATATGAAAAACTTTTGGAAAATTACTTTGAATAA
- a CDS encoding GspE/PulE family protein, translating to MKNFWKITLNNKYISLKQNLLTKKELRELSEDFFKELAQDYGLDFVDLKEDMGFEKYLNSIPVTLIEEYEIFCFNEDDENVYIASFKPLQENTIEKIQNLYRYKNIRVFICMYVQFEYFFNKIHFLIKVKDFTDILDKNLSNQETQEDAILEQFLLLILSHACFLKASDIHFEPLENSVLIRFRIDGVLRSICDLNFRVYQALLLHIKIISLLNVAEQRNSQDGSFSKIILEQKYDFRVSIMPLLFGQSIVLRILKQEEQIFELDKLFIEDSILLKLKKHIQAPYGLILFCGPTGSGKSTFMHAILNQLDSNKKIITLEDPIEYKLKHAQQILLSPKASFDFHRALRSVLRQDPDVIMVGEIRDEESLDIVLKASLSGHLVLSTLHTNNALEAIYRMMHMGAKSYLIACSLNLIIAQRLVRKLCKYCKEKIYEEYIFQNQTIQGNFYKAKGCAKCFNSGYKGRLMVAEFLFLDQNIKNMIENNANYDIILKYAIEKGFLTLGEDAIQKVKLGLTSLEELKKISF from the coding sequence ATGAAAAACTTTTGGAAAATTACTTTGAATAATAAATATATTTCTTTAAAGCAAAATTTACTTACAAAAAAAGAATTAAGAGAGTTAAGCGAAGATTTTTTTAAAGAGTTAGCACAAGATTATGGTCTAGATTTTGTAGATTTAAAAGAAGACATGGGATTTGAAAAATATCTCAATTCTATACCAGTTACTTTGATAGAAGAATATGAAATTTTTTGTTTTAATGAAGATGATGAAAATGTTTATATAGCTTCTTTTAAACCTTTGCAAGAAAATACTATAGAAAAAATACAAAATCTATATCGATATAAGAATATACGAGTATTTATTTGTATGTATGTGCAATTTGAATATTTTTTTAACAAAATTCATTTTTTGATAAAAGTTAAAGATTTTACAGATATTTTAGATAAAAATTTAAGCAATCAAGAAACGCAAGAAGATGCAATTTTAGAGCAATTTTTACTATTGATTTTATCCCATGCGTGTTTCCTAAAAGCAAGTGATATACATTTTGAGCCTTTAGAAAATAGTGTTTTAATTAGATTTAGAATTGATGGAGTTTTAAGAAGTATATGTGATTTAAATTTTAGAGTGTATCAGGCTTTGCTTTTGCATATAAAAATCATTTCTTTGTTAAATGTAGCAGAACAAAGAAATTCTCAAGATGGTAGTTTTAGTAAAATCATTTTAGAGCAAAAATATGATTTTAGAGTATCTATTATGCCTTTACTTTTTGGACAAAGTATTGTTCTTAGAATTTTAAAACAAGAAGAACAAATTTTTGAACTTGATAAGCTTTTTATAGAAGATAGTATTTTATTAAAATTAAAAAAGCATATTCAAGCACCTTATGGTTTAATTTTATTTTGTGGGCCAACTGGCAGTGGAAAAAGTACTTTTATGCATGCAATTTTAAATCAACTTGATAGTAATAAAAAGATTATTACTTTAGAAGATCCTATAGAATATAAATTAAAACATGCACAGCAAATTCTTTTAAGTCCTAAAGCCAGCTTTGATTTTCATAGAGCATTAAGATCTGTTTTAAGACAAGATCCTGATGTAATTATGGTAGGCGAGATTAGAGATGAAGAAAGTTTGGATATAGTTTTAAAAGCATCACTAAGTGGTCATTTGGTATTAAGCACCTTGCATACTAATAATGCTTTAGAAGCAATTTATAGAATGATGCATATGGGTGCAAAATCTTACTTGATAGCATGTTCTTTGAATTTAATTATAGCTCAACGCTTAGTGAGAAAATTGTGTAAATATTGTAAAGAGAAAATTTATGAAGAATATATTTTTCAAAACCAAACAATTCAAGGAAATTTTTATAAAGCAAAAGGATGTGCTAAGTGTTTTAATAGTGGATATAAAGGTCGCTTAATGGTTGCTGAATTTTTATTTTTAGATCAAAATATTAAAAATATGATAGAAAATAATGCAAATTATGACATCATACTAAAATATGCCATAGAGAAAGGTTTTTTAACTTTAGGTGAAGATGCTATACAAAAAGTTAAATTAGGCTTAACAAGTTTAGAAGAATTAAAAAAGATAAGTTTTTGA
- a CDS encoding type II secretion system F family protein has product MKKFIITYIINEKTKQCVIKAKTLYEARLLALKKYSKLVDIQEYSSQIKEKLKDEELIFILKDLSVILKAGMSLQEAVLEFKNYTYDKKVSNKFGEIYNKLINGYSYEKSFMCILNSRELAILKICEGKQELSKAFDIIVDLKEKNLKNIKQFKKAISYPTIVFVFIVAAFFILMTFVLPEFKILFEQLELNLPIITKILFSIADFFTNFIVYIVLGILAFVVFIVFLKNTLFLHKMIFYFPVFGKIIQSQDKFCFFIILSHLLNAGIDAKKAFELSIEGIENLFLKNKMFEAMRLFESGLDIAQAFLKIDIFEPFVIRMLKLALKSSKLDKSSYELALFFEYKKENYTQKLLTLLEPLMTIIMASLILILALGVFLPMWQMSQGVSF; this is encoded by the coding sequence TTGAAAAAATTTATTATTACTTATATTATAAATGAAAAGACAAAACAATGCGTTATTAAAGCTAAAACTTTATATGAAGCTAGACTTTTAGCTTTGAAAAAATACTCTAAATTAGTTGATATACAAGAGTATTCTTCGCAAATAAAAGAAAAATTAAAAGATGAAGAGCTTATATTTATTTTAAAAGATTTAAGTGTTATTTTAAAAGCAGGAATGAGTCTGCAAGAAGCAGTTTTAGAATTTAAAAACTATACATATGATAAAAAAGTTTCCAATAAGTTCGGAGAAATTTATAACAAACTTATAAATGGGTATTCTTATGAAAAATCTTTTATGTGCATATTAAATTCTAGAGAATTAGCAATTTTAAAAATATGTGAAGGAAAACAAGAATTAAGCAAAGCTTTTGATATTATTGTTGATTTAAAAGAAAAAAATTTAAAAAATATAAAACAATTTAAAAAGGCCATATCTTATCCAACTATAGTATTTGTTTTTATCGTTGCAGCTTTTTTTATTCTTATGACTTTTGTTTTACCTGAATTTAAAATTTTATTTGAGCAACTTGAATTAAATTTACCAATAATTACAAAAATTCTTTTTTCGATAGCGGATTTTTTCACTAATTTTATAGTGTATATTGTATTAGGAATACTTGCTTTTGTAGTTTTTATTGTATTTTTAAAAAACACATTATTTTTACATAAAATGATATTTTATTTTCCAGTTTTTGGAAAAATTATACAAAGTCAAGATAAATTTTGTTTTTTTATTATTTTATCTCACTTGTTAAATGCAGGAATAGATGCAAAAAAAGCTTTTGAATTATCTATTGAAGGTATAGAAAATTTATTTTTGAAAAATAAAATGTTTGAAGCTATGAGATTATTTGAATCAGGACTAGATATAGCACAGGCGTTTTTAAAAATAGATATATTTGAACCTTTTGTTATAAGAATGTTAAAATTAGCTTTAAAAAGTTCAAAATTAGATAAAAGTTCTTATGAACTTGCATTGTTTTTTGAATATAAAAAAGAAAATTACACTCAAAAACTTCTTACTTTACTTGAGCCATTAATGACGATTATCATGGCAAGTTTGATTTTAATTCTTGCTTTGGGTGTATTTTTACCTATGTGGCAAATGAGTCAAGGTGTTAGTTTTTAG
- a CDS encoding acyltransferase, whose translation MLKSIDEKDNITYGDLSAQKNLNIEFYGRKNIVFFAGSSVNINIIFHGDNSLVFICNNCWLNGKIEIRTGGVFYAGENCTSSGTHFRVYEGKNIILGNDNMLSWSIWMQTSDHHLIFHSNSYKRINFAKSIYIGDHVWCAQEVAVLKGSFVASGSILGTKSVNAGYKFSNSIYAGNPSRIIKSNCFWSREDPVTGNWYKNEIAQYSTMNTKEFKFDFEEQKFLNPVLLEKELEKLENAHDKLEFIYDYIYNNTHKNRFALFENSNQSKCKLYKDKNKISFSRLKFQNSKRQDELVLKYKVLYV comes from the coding sequence GTGTTAAAATCAATTGACGAAAAAGATAATATTACCTATGGAGATTTATCCGCTCAAAAGAATTTGAATATTGAATTTTATGGTAGAAAAAATATTGTTTTTTTCGCAGGATCTAGTGTAAATATTAATATTATTTTTCATGGAGATAATTCTTTAGTTTTTATTTGCAATAATTGTTGGTTGAATGGAAAAATTGAAATAAGAACAGGTGGAGTTTTTTACGCAGGTGAAAATTGTACTTCAAGTGGGACTCATTTTCGTGTTTATGAGGGAAAGAATATTATATTAGGTAATGATAATATGCTTTCTTGGTCTATTTGGATGCAAACTTCTGATCATCATTTAATTTTTCATTCAAATTCTTATAAAAGAATTAACTTTGCTAAAAGTATTTATATAGGTGATCATGTTTGGTGTGCCCAAGAAGTTGCTGTATTAAAAGGTAGTTTTGTAGCAAGTGGAAGTATTTTAGGTACAAAAAGCGTTAATGCTGGATATAAGTTTTCTAATAGTATTTATGCTGGAAATCCTAGTAGAATAATTAAGAGTAATTGTTTTTGGAGTAGAGAAGATCCAGTTACTGGTAATTGGTATAAGAATGAAATTGCACAATATTCTACAATGAATACTAAAGAATTTAAATTTGACTTTGAAGAACAAAAATTTTTAAATCCTGTTTTATTAGAAAAAGAACTTGAAAAATTAGAAAATGCACATGATAAATTAGAATTTATATACGATTATATTTATAATAATACTCATAAAAATCGTTTTGCTTTATTTGAGAATAGCAATCAAAGCAAATGCAAACTTTATAAAGACAAAAATAAAATTTCTTTTTCAAGATTAAAATTTCAAAATTCTAAAAGACAGGATGAATTAGTACTCAAGTATAAAGTGCTGTATGTATAG
- a CDS encoding TSUP family transporter, which produces MELELTYYVILFFVAAFAGCVDAIVGGGGLITIPALFACGIPPHLALATNKLQSTFGSLTAVLAYRKSMHIEKIALGILFTAIGAAIGTYAVLIIDQNAVKIIVLICLVLIFLYTIFKPDLGHIHNKAKMSTTSFQITFGLLLGFYDGFLGPGTGSFWIFACVIFLGFSMKNASINTKILNFTSNIVALGVFLYSYEVLWKVGFLMGVGQILGAFVGSKLVLKTQGTFIKKLFLTMVALTIAKVAYDYLA; this is translated from the coding sequence ATGGAGCTTGAATTAACTTATTATGTGATTTTATTTTTTGTTGCAGCTTTTGCAGGATGTGTTGATGCTATAGTAGGTGGTGGTGGGCTTATTACTATACCTGCTTTATTTGCCTGCGGGATTCCTCCTCATTTAGCACTAGCTACAAATAAACTTCAAAGTACTTTTGGTTCATTAACAGCTGTTTTAGCCTATAGAAAATCTATGCATATAGAAAAAATTGCTTTGGGAATTTTATTTACCGCCATTGGTGCAGCTATTGGAACTTATGCTGTTTTAATCATAGATCAAAATGCTGTTAAAATCATTGTATTAATTTGTCTTGTTTTAATCTTTTTATATACTATTTTTAAACCTGATTTGGGTCATATCCATAATAAAGCCAAAATGAGTACTACAAGTTTTCAAATCACTTTTGGTTTGTTGCTTGGCTTTTATGATGGCTTTTTAGGACCAGGAACTGGGTCATTTTGGATCTTTGCTTGTGTAATATTTCTTGGTTTTAGTATGAAAAATGCAAGCATTAATACCAAAATCTTAAATTTCACCAGCAATATAGTAGCCTTGGGAGTTTTTTTATATTCTTATGAAGTATTATGGAAGGTTGGTTTTTTAATGGGTGTAGGTCAAATTTTAGGTGCTTTCGTAGGCTCTAAACTTGTTTTAAAAACTCAAGGAACTTTCATTAAAAAGCTTTTTTTAACTATGGTTGCATTAACTATAGCTAAAGTTGCTTATGATTATCTTGCTTAA
- a CDS encoding TIGR02757 family protein yields MQIKALLDEAILSKNTQKELFSHPDPLQIASIYKDETIALLCALFAYGNAKNIVNFLKKLDFTLLEKSDEYIIKECKNLKYRFQNSQDIAQIFITLKRLKNQNSIENIFTTAYKKEQNITHAIKYFIEQIYKINSYRSYGYEFFFSKNFTFPKGPLKRYNMYLRWMVRKDELDLGLFKNIDKKDLLIPLDTHTHKVSLKIKLLERKIYDFKSVLELTQNLKKFDPHDPIKYDFALYRIGQNKESLWSLN; encoded by the coding sequence ATGCAAATTAAAGCTCTTTTAGACGAAGCTATTTTAAGTAAAAATACTCAAAAAGAGCTTTTTTCTCATCCTGATCCATTGCAAATTGCAAGCATATATAAAGATGAAACTATAGCTTTACTTTGTGCTTTATTTGCTTATGGGAATGCCAAAAATATTGTCAATTTTTTAAAAAAGCTTGATTTTACTTTATTAGAAAAAAGTGATGAATATATTATAAAAGAATGTAAAAATTTAAAATATCGTTTTCAAAATTCACAAGATATAGCTCAAATTTTTATTACTCTAAAGCGTTTAAAAAATCAAAATAGCATTGAAAATATTTTCACCACAGCCTATAAAAAAGAACAAAATATCACACACGCTATAAAATATTTTATAGAACAAATCTATAAAATCAATTCATATAGAAGTTATGGTTATGAGTTTTTCTTTTCTAAAAATTTTACATTCCCTAAAGGACCTTTAAAAAGATATAATATGTATTTAAGATGGATGGTTAGAAAAGATGAACTTGATCTTGGATTATTTAAAAACATAGATAAAAAAGATTTGCTTATACCTTTAGATACACATACTCATAAAGTTTCATTAAAAATTAAGCTTTTAGAGCGTAAGATTTATGATTTCAAAAGTGTATTAGAACTTACGCAAAATCTTAAAAAATTTGATCCACACGATCCTATAAAATATGATTTTGCTTTATATAGAATCGGACAAAACAAGGAAAGCTTATGGAGCTTGAATTAA